The Parambassis ranga chromosome 14, fParRan2.1, whole genome shotgun sequence genome includes a window with the following:
- the vdac1 gene encoding non-selective voltage-gated ion channel VDAC1 — translation MAVPPTYVDLGKSARDIFTKGYGFGLIKLDLKTKSENGLEFTSTGSANTETSKVTGSLETKYKWSEHGLTFTEKWNTDNTLGTEITLEDQLAKGLKLTFDSSFSPNTGKKGGKIKTGYKCEHVNLGCDVHYDINGTAVHGAAVVGYEGWLAGYQMTFEAGRNRITQSNFAVGFKTDEFQLHTNVNDGTEFGGSIYQKVNDQLETAVNLAWTAGNSNTRFGIAAKYQIDPDASFSAKVNNSSLVGLGYTQTLKPGIKLTLSALLDGKNINAGGHKLGLGLEFQA, via the exons ATGGCTGTACCTCCCACCTACGTTGACCTTGGGAAGTCTGCCAGGGATATTTTTACCAAGGGATATG GCTTCGGGCTGATCAAGCTGGACTTAAAAACAAAGTCTGAGAATGGACTG GAGTTCACCAGCACAGGCTCTGCCAACACTGAGACCAGCAAGGTCACTGGATCATTGGAGACCAAATACAAGTGGTCTGAGCATGGACTGACCTTCACAGAGAAGTGGAACACTGACAACACCCTTGGGACTGAGATCACTCTTGAGGATCAG TTGGCTAAGGGGCTAAAGCTAACGTTTGATTCCTCCTTCTCACCAAACACTGG CAAGAAGGGTGGCAAGATCAAGACGGGCTACAAGTGTGAGCACGTCAACCTTGGCTGCGACGTTCACTATGACATCAATGGTACAGCCGTCCATGGCGCAGCAGTTGTGGGCTACGAGGGCTGGCTGGCCGGCTACCAGATGACCTTCGAAGCTGGCAGGAACAGGATCACCCAGAGCAACTTCGCAGTTGGATTTAAGACCGATGAGTTCCAGCTCCATACGAACGT aAATGATGGCACTGAGTTTGGTGGGTCCATCTACCAGAAGGTGAATGACCAGCTGGAAACAGCTGTCAACCTGGCCTGGACTGCTGGAAACAGCAACACCCGCTTTGGCATCGCTGCCAAGTATCAGATTGATCCCGATGCATCCTTCTCT GCCAAGGTGAACAACTCCAGCCTTGTTGGCCTGGGATACACTCAGACTCTCAAGCCAG GTATCAAGCTgaccctctctgctctcctcgaTGGCAAAAACATCAACGCTGGAGGCCACAAGCTTGGTCTTGGTCTTGAGTTCCAGGCGTAG
- the c14h5orf15 gene encoding keratinocyte-associated transmembrane protein 2 has protein sequence MATCGNMGRSRRNILALSVLIFLQLLASGCLSASLNVAPGEPPKEGVNASQNLNLTTANEDMQEQQNTTAELSPVIEKAPQDLAKPAINDAPKVQTGAPTESHTTKTSPPTTTPPTTRLAPKLSPEDKKNTSVTVIGSSFDKPPVASSNGDAKTGSQVSDTEETDKPAATETPDSEASTTAKARKPATTVTEAAPVSEAVKPDEKDLPTEQDLLETTDKELETHVALDNYLDEGDEDDEDTYMDSDDPEDADGLFERKDDSKVQTDTGPQPDIEMEVPAYKRADSYNTEDEDSHFFFHLVILAFLVAIVYITYHNKRKIFLLVQSRRWKDGLCSRNTVEYHRLDQNVNEAMPSLKMTRDYIF, from the exons ATGGCGACGTGCGGGAATATGGGGCGAAGCAGAAGAAATATTTTGGCTCTTTCTGTGCTTATTTTTCTCCAGCTGTTAGCCAGCGGCTGCCTGTCAGCTTCGTTAAATGTCGCGCCAGGAG AGCCACCCAAAGAGGGGGTAAACGCATCTCAAAATCTTAATTTGACCACTGCAAATGAAGACATGCAGGAGCAGCAGAATACCACAGCGGAATTAAGTCCAGTCATTGAAAAAGCTCCCCAAGACCTTGCAAAACCTGCTATCAATGACGCTCCAAAAGTGCAGACGGGCGCTCCAACAGAAAgccacacaacaaaaacatcaccaccaacaacaacaccgCCAACAACAAGGCTGGCACCAAAACTATCTCCAGAGGATAAGAAGAATACTTCAGTCACTGTAATTGGTTCCTCTTTTGATAAGCCACCTGTCGCAAGCAGCAACGGAGATGCAAAAACTGGCAGCCAAGTGAGCGACACTGAGGAAACGGACAAACCTGCTGCCACGGAGACCCCAGACTCAGAAGCTTCCACCACCGCCAAAGCCCGCAAACCAGCAACAACCGTGACTGAAGCAGCCCCTGTCTCTGAGGCCGTAAAGCCCGATGAGAAGGACCTGCCCACAGAGCAGGACCTGCTGGAGACCACTGACAAGGAACTGGAAACTCACGTTGCTCTGGATAATTACCTAGACGAGGgcgatgaagatgatgaggacACATACATGGACAGCGACGATCCGGAGGACGCCGACGGCCTGTTCGAAAGAAAAGATGACAGCAAAGTTCAAACTGACACAGGGCCGCAGCCGGACATTGAGATGGAGGTGCCCGCTTATAAGAGAGCAGACAGCTACAACACAGAGGACGAGGACTCGCACTTCTTCTTTCACCTGGTCATCCTGGCCTTCCTGGTGGCCATCGTCTACATCACATATCACAATAAGAGGAAG atcTTCCTCCTGGTACAGAGCCGTCGCTGGAAAGACGGCCTGTGTTCTCGCAACACTGTAGAGTATCACCGCCTGGACCAGAATGTCAACGAGGCCATGCCGTCCCTCAAGATGACCCGAGACTACATTTTTTGA